A portion of the Achromobacter sp. MFA1 R4 genome contains these proteins:
- a CDS encoding molybdenum cofactor biosynthesis protein MoaE, with product MIRVQEADFDAAALTAGLRESAGPGVGGIVTFVGYVRDYAPDTPTDTLFLEHYPGMCERELEDIAATARARWNLAGTVIVHRVGALHRNAQIVFVAAASAHRGDAFRGCEYIIDALKTRAPFWKRETLAGGSSFWVEQRQSDQDRTDSWDEDTADKKENP from the coding sequence ATGATCCGCGTGCAGGAAGCCGACTTCGACGCCGCCGCGCTGACCGCGGGACTGCGGGAATCCGCCGGCCCCGGCGTCGGCGGCATCGTGACCTTCGTGGGCTACGTGCGCGATTACGCGCCGGACACGCCCACCGACACGCTGTTTCTTGAACACTACCCGGGCATGTGCGAACGCGAGCTCGAGGACATCGCCGCCACGGCCCGCGCGCGCTGGAACCTGGCCGGCACCGTCATCGTGCACCGGGTGGGCGCGCTGCATCGCAACGCGCAGATCGTGTTCGTGGCGGCGGCCAGCGCCCATCGCGGCGACGCCTTCCGCGGCTGCGAATACATCATCGACGCGCTCAAGACGCGCGCGCCCTTCTGGAAGCGTGAAACCCTGGCGGGCGGCAGCAGCTTCTGGGTGGAACAGCGTCAATCCGACCAGGACCGCACCGATTCCTGGGATGAAGACACCGCCGACAAAAAGGAGAATCCATGA
- the moaB gene encoding molybdenum cofactor biosynthesis protein B, with product MNEATPVPLGCGVLTVSDTRSAGDDTSGNLLAHSLAQAGHQCVRRDIVRDDIYQIRRVISDWIADPEVQVILTTGGTGFSHRDYTPQAIMPLLDREIPGFGELFRQISYTEIGSSTIQSRAFAGSANNTLIFCLPGSNNACETAWAQILREQLDSRHGPCNFASQFKKRVEEA from the coding sequence ATGAACGAAGCCACCCCGGTCCCGCTGGGCTGCGGCGTACTGACGGTCAGCGACACCCGCAGCGCGGGCGACGACACCTCGGGCAATCTGCTGGCGCACAGCCTGGCGCAGGCCGGCCACCAGTGCGTGCGGCGCGACATCGTGCGCGACGACATCTACCAGATCCGCCGCGTCATCAGCGACTGGATCGCCGATCCCGAGGTGCAGGTCATCCTGACCACCGGCGGCACCGGCTTCTCGCATCGCGACTACACGCCGCAGGCCATCATGCCGCTGCTGGACCGCGAGATTCCCGGCTTTGGCGAACTCTTCCGCCAGATCTCCTACACGGAGATCGGCAGCTCCACGATCCAGTCGCGCGCGTTCGCGGGCTCGGCCAACAACACCCTGATCTTCTGCCTGCCCGGGTCGAACAACGCCTGCGAGACCGCCTGGGCGCAGATCCTGCGCGAGCAGCTCGACAGCCGCCACGGCCCCTGCAATTTCGCCTCGCAGTTCAAAAAACGC